Below is a window of Zerene cesonia ecotype Mississippi chromosome 18, Zerene_cesonia_1.1, whole genome shotgun sequence DNA.
ttatttcaattgaattttacATCAAAATCAACTTCTCAATAGGTTgacactatttttttttaacataaaactcgttttataaaaagtttctctaattttctataaattttgaatataggCAAATTGTATACTAATTGAAATTGTAAACcaatgtaaaaacaataatgaaattacCACTTAAGTTCTCTTTTTTGATAGGTGGCAATCCCTTTTTTTCTCGTTCtcgttgtttttctttttccgCCTCCCTCTCTTTGTAACTTTTCTCCTTATCTTTATCcctggaaaaaaaaataattaagattattcTATAGCAATACATCATCGTCGCGATATGAGGATATGGTGATGATGcgaattttttcttattttactatacgttttgatacatttataagcaattttatactataaaactaaacgcTTAAAGAAAAGCAACTAGTTTATGAAATAAgttaattgttttgaaatagaCACAATTATGATTTTGTGAGGAATAATAAAGATAGCATAGCAAGCATACCTATCTCTATCCCGGTCGCGGTCTCGACGTCTACGCGGCGACCGAGAGCGACGCCTTCTGCGCGGTGATCTTGATCCGCGCCGACGAGATTTTGGTGATGGGCTTCTGGAATATGAGCACATGCATATATATTGTAGGTAGACACAAACCAGtcacaatatgaaataaatcacattaacATATGTAGACTGCAAAAACGTTTTccttaatttatagtttaaaaatagatattatatttcatatttcaatagaacttttacattatattgcagccaatattttttgaatttaataatgtacaaaCCTAGAATCATTTGCATCAGGAATTTCAATAACTTGAGGTCCAGCATCTACAAATTCTATATCTGATTCATTGGCCATGTCATCCTTTGATTCATTTTGCTTTGGAGGCTCATTTTGGGAACCCTAAAATAAAGCAGACATTtaccattttattaacattcataatttttaaataactgtaaaagtatttattctataacCTGTTTTTAATGCAATTGATTCAATTAAAGATAACTCTTTTGATTGTATATCATTACTTACTAAGAATGGAAGCCCTTGGTTTTGGTTTTGCTGCATCTGCAAATCTGTCATCATTGGCATTAAATTCTGAAAGAAATGACACCATAATAAGTAATAGGTATTATTGGAATTCAGAATACACActacacacatatataaacacaacACTAATGGTTAAAAGATAAGGGATAATACTCACAGGTATTTGCATTCCAGCCACTAATTGCATTTGAGCTTGTAAGCTTTGTAGCTGTCTCATTATCTCTGGATTTGTCAATAtactaaagaaaaataataatattagttattgtAGAATAATGCTGTataaagctatataatattataaaaacattcacaAGAAGTTTTATGACCCCTATGCATGAGGCAAATGTTTGTGACCTTCATTAAACATTAGCTTTGTAACATGTTAATGACCTCCAATCCAAACTCGACTCTTATAAAGAATATCTAGGCTTTATTCCACTGCTTATAAAAGTACTATTaatgctatttaataattgttttaaattggaccaaaataaattaaaacctaCCTTCCTAATGCATCAGCGGGATTGTGTGTTTGATGAGAAGCTTGAGTATTTTGTGTGTGTTGATTGTGttgattattgttttgatGTGTATTATGCATATTCTGCATATGAATAGAGTTGTGTTGTGGAGGAGGACTTGAGTCTGCCGCAGGAGTATCATCTCCACTTTCATATTCAAAATCATTGAGTAACTTGCGATTGAACTTAGCTGGAGGTGGCCCAGACGGTTGATCCTGAaactgattaatttttttttatatcaatgttaaTCGTTATTTTGTGTTGAAGTATGGTTCAAATCATTAGTGTTTAATTACCTGATCACCCATTGGTGTAGAAGAATGTGGCGTATGCTGTGATGCTGGGCCAGGTGATATTTTGTTATCAGATGCATTATGAGTGATATTTAATGTACttcctaaaaatatatgaaaatatatttatcacttaaatataataaattataataatgattataatattagctataaattatatgaattctATGACATCAATTTATTACCATTGGCtgtgttattttgttgttgttgtatttCCAAATGTAAGGGATGATTTGGATCTGCCATATCCAAGAGGGGTTGAATGACATCAGGACCAAAAACATTGTTCTTTTGCCAAAGATTCAACACTCTGATTATGTTGCGCtgtaatattagaaatgtcattaatttaattctgaaATTGGTATtatgtttcaaaataatataatgtaaattgtaaagttTAATACAACATAATAAGTTAACAGTAACTATTGACAATCCTGTTGtctataatatagttttgtttgaaattaaataatattcaagtgaaaaatttaaaattattatcttaaatatgtgattgtttttttatttatttctgaataATCCAATGATCTTATGAATAATGATAGAAAGAAGATAAGAAAGCATCTGCCTAATCTATGATTAACCAACAGCATGAACAGCAATTGTTTACCTAGGTTCATAGACAAATTGAATCTATATTACTTTAGCCGACTGGTTATCAGAGACGAAATATAACCTAGTAGATGGTGACTTTATATAACCAACCTTATCTTCTGGAGGGCATCTAAACAGATTAGCAAATGTTTGTTGCATATTTTTAGCAAACCTAGGGGCAAACACATCTTTATCTTGTCCAAATTGATGTCTTGACTGCCTTACAATTGAATCTATCACGTAAAGTCCCGGAACTTTATATTCAGGTTTGCACTTTTGGATAAACTTTTCAACACTATGTACAACGTGCTTGTAGAACTTAATTGCCTTGATAGCACCTCTAGTTATAGCACTCATTTTCGCCTTCGAAATTGGCGGCTTATTTTCGTACAACCCGGATAACTGTaagcaaaatttataataatgaaaaaagatGCCACGGAAAACGTAAATTTCGAATAAGTTTTATCTTTACCTCCGCGTTGAACGATTTCACTTCTGGTTTatccattttgtttatttatttactattacttAAACATGAACtaaattaactattaaatCTAATATCAATctgaattaaaatcattttcgTGAGCACATCAACATGCTCAGAATTACAAAATGGCGTGAATAATGTTACCAGTGTCGATTTGTCAATGTGACCATCTttgacatttcattttttaataaataaagatatttactCCAAAAATGGTTTTTCAAATTCTCGATAATTCTACCGGGTCGAATATTTGCGCTTTTTTGTGAAATCACTGGCAAATGTCGTCTGACACTCAACTCGTATAGTTTccgtaaaaaaacaatttattttcgcaAAGCAGCTGATCACCACCGCGGACCGCCTATACACTTGTCACACTGCTGGTACTACAGGTGCTTTGCCAGCCTCTAAGTGACTTATGCGCTCTTTACATAAAggttaactttaaataaagagcgtatatgtcaCTTAAAGAAcgtcataattaaataaataagcgtCTATACTAAACACAAACAATGAAGTGCTAGTATCTATaatcattttcattaattttacttatttcgGTAGgcatttgtattatataaaactgacaACATTATTTTAGGTGCTTCTATGGACCTCTTTAATGACACATTTTCTACCTACATCTTCGTTGTATATTTCTTTCGCGGCACTGACTCTAGAacttctttctttttctttactgACAACACCAATGCAACAACCGATCCCATTGCATGCAGGGACGTATTCTACCATAGAAAAACGGGATTCTGTCATTAACTATGTAGTTTATCAGTTATCTGTGGTTCctgtgaaaataaacattgcatTGGCAGTTGCCACTGACATTGAAGgctcatttaatatttgtaaaataacatatttagatCGGAGTATTCAATGATATTTAAGTACGAATAAGTTTAGAAAAtcggtttaaattttatcattctaATAGATATCCagaatcaaaagaaaatatataattcatataatcaatactaacatttttaacaatgaCCGACGAGTATGCCGCAGTCAAACGTggaaaattagttttaaaaggAGATAAACCAAagtaagtttattttgttcttaCAGAAATTAAGTACTTGCCACAGTAGAAACAAAACCGGGTTTGTTTTGCTTCTACGAATCGAAATAGAGAagacaataaatatagatttatccGTGAACCATGTTAGCGTTGTTCAGTTGCAATCTCAACTTTGAATAGTGTACTAATGATAATCATTTTGCTAATAACACTTTTCTTTTAGAGCAAAGAAacgtaaacataaaaataaggatCAAAGTGAAGGTTCGAAAATTGATGAAGACTGTGTAAAGCATGGTAATTGGTGGAAAGTGGAAAAAATAGAAGATGTAACTGGACCCATATCAATAGAATTTGGAAAAAACTCATACATATCTGCTCTAGATAATGGTTTATTTACATTAGGTGCTCCACATAATGAAGGGGAGGGTCCGTCCCCTGAGGAAATATTTACTGCATTTCCAGCTGGTGATAATAAATTTGCTCTTAAATCTGGTTATGGGAAGTACCTGGGTGTGTCTAAGAATGGTGTTGTCACTGGAAGATCTGATGCTGTTGGCCCAATGGAACAATGGGAGCCCGTTTGGCAAGATggtaatgataatttaaaatttttatattgattcatttattgtaGGTACAAAATTAGTAgctttcacttttttattctatttgcaTGTAAATTACAAAACCCATTTTATTACAGGTAAAACAGCAATATTAAGTTCAGTAAACAAATTCATGTCGGTAAACCCCGAAGATGATTCAGTAGTGACAGACAGTGTCACAGCTGGAGAACATGAATTTTGTAACATTCGTTCCAACAGAAGTAGGGAAGTTAAGAAAGTTGTTGTGCCTGAAGAGGAAGGTGACTTAGCTGAAGTTGAAGTAAATTATGTGTAAGTGCTcaggttaatttttatagaagcagttattttcatcaaaattgtgGCAATCAAAGCtgaattcatatatttttaaatgccaAAAAGGAGAACTCTTATttgacataattaaaaaaaaaaaaatagaagaaaataattaattagaagatacttacttttttttatttttatcaaacttgaacgaaaataatgtttaagattttaaaaaataacacttattACTGACATAACTATAAATGCCATATTAATagactttattattgtatatgcgtataattattaattggtttaattttttgttaaattattaatgtgtttCTCAAAATTCTTATCTAcagaaacatatttaatttcaaattcaagcTTATACATATGACATATTCTAAAAACTTTTATGTACACATcttaagttaaaattttcttgttatgcactgtttatatattatcgaGGTTCAGAGGTGAAACCATTTATTCTATTGaataagctatattttatattgataaagaaaaacattttctctTTTTCAGAAAGAAGTTTCAGAAGTTCCAGGACAAGAAATTGCGCGTAAATGACTCTGGTGTTATTGAGTTGAAAAGAGCTAAAGTGGATGGTAATTTGCATGAGACTTTATTAGATCGAAGAAGTAAAATGAAAGCTGAcagatattgtaaataattatggaTATAGTGTAcagatattatatgaataaaaatttatgatagattcaataatttgttttttatttggttggTTTTTCTATTTCGTTGTTTCTCCTTTGGTTGTATATTGATTTTACGTATCCTTTGTCATCTCTCTTGAAACAGGTAAACCTTTCCTctaggtatttataaattttacactgAATGTTCCATCCCTATACCATACCTTGTTCCAAGAACTATAGGGACAATTTATAAAGGTAAGCAAAACACAAGaacaattttcaaatgatttatttctcTTGAATGACATTCGGTATGGGGGCCTAAAAcattttagattaaattttgttacacCGTTACGATAGAGGCTGTTACTTTGTATTTTCCAAAGAGAATTTGAATATACTACCTACATGCTTATACAAAACCATATCTACACCTAAACCTAGGATTAGACTAGACATCTAGTCCATTGGAACTTGTTTCAGAGCATTCGCCTTCAGTCACGATACCCATTTATATTCAATCACAtagtaaacttaaaataatataggagTTATGGTTTGCTCAGATACTGATCAGCAAAtgccaatatattttaaataaacagtataaACAGGTATCTTgactatttaaatacaaaaaatgcaaataagtCTCTGAAATTAAAGCAAATTCGAAAGCATTTTCAGTCGATTTCATCATAACATTCAAATTCTTCAACACTTCTACTtgccattatttatttatacaaatataaaatatttatcgtatGAGAACAATTTcagaatgtttaatttttaaatacattccaCTTTTTTGCAATATGACACTCTAAATAACAACGAAGGGGTTGTAcaagtatattattacatagaagaacaattttaattatttaacttctgataatacattaatacGTGCAACtcagtgaaatattttaaacattctgtaatcatttagataaaaataattatatttgacttGATGACACACGGCAGTAGTTCTTGGCCATTAATCGTACAtgcatttgattaaataaatattg
It encodes the following:
- the LOC119833798 gene encoding protein FRG1 homolog; protein product: MTDEYAAVKRGKLVLKGDKPKAKKRKHKNKDQSEGSKIDEDCVKHGNWWKVEKIEDVTGPISIEFGKNSYISALDNGLFTLGAPHNEGEGPSPEEIFTAFPAGDNKFALKSGYGKYLGVSKNGVVTGRSDAVGPMEQWEPVWQDGKTAILSSVNKFMSVNPEDDSVVTDSVTAGEHEFCNIRSNRSREVKKVVVPEEEGDLAEVEVNYVKKFQKFQDKKLRVNDSGVIELKRAKVDGNLHETLLDRRSKMKADRYCK